Proteins from one Setaria italica strain Yugu1 chromosome V, Setaria_italica_v2.0, whole genome shotgun sequence genomic window:
- the LOC101786609 gene encoding V-type proton ATPase subunit c''2, with the protein MSSDSSSWARALVQISPYTFSAIGIAVSIGVSVLGAAWGIFITGSSLIGAAIKAPRITSKNLISVIFCEAVAIYGVIVAIILQTKLESVPSAQMYAPESLRAGYAIFASGLIVGFANLVCGVCVGIIGSSCALSDAQNSSLFVKILVIEIFGSALGLFGVIVGIIMSAQATWPAKA; encoded by the exons ATGTCGTCGGACTCGTCGTCGTGGGCGCGCGCCCTGGTGCAGATCTCGCCCTACACCTTCTCCGCCATCGGCATCGCCGTCTCCATCGGCGTCTCCGTCCTCGGCGCGGCATG GGGCATCTTCATCACGGGGAGCAGCCTCATCGGGGCCGCCATCAAGGCGCCCAGGATCACATCTAAGAACCTCATTAG TGTCATCTTCTGTGAGGCTGTCGCAATTTATGGTGTAATTGTGGCAATCATCCTCCAGACAAAGCTTGAAAGTGTGCCATCAGCTCAAATGTATGCTCCGGAGTCTCTTCGAGCAGGCTATGCAATCTTTGCTTCTGGCCTTATTGTTGGCTTTGCTAATCTTGTTTGCGG GGTATGTGTGGGGATAATTGGAAGCAGCTGCGCACTGTCTGATGCTCAGAACTCGTCACTCTTTGTAAAGATCTTGGTGATTGAGATCTTTGGCAGCGCCCTGGGACTGTTTGGAGTCATTGTGGGCATCATCATGTCAGCTCAAGCAACATGGCCAGCCAAAGCTTGA
- the LOC101787003 gene encoding protein ANTI-SILENCING 1 isoform X1, translating to MDGNSENIQFSWGKRRAKGGAKMDTQFYESFTLDNVKYSLYDCVYLFKHGDPEPYIGKIVKIWEQNQAKKVKILWFFLPDEIQKYLKSPVKEKEIFLASGNGIGLADINPLEAVAGKCTVICISKDERNRQPSPQEQAMADYIFYRFFDVNTCTLSEQLPDKIAGLEVNVLLNPKDELVISSPNAANVLLNANVDEDLAATVPPSRSVVKEEESPDAAVPLSQPAVKEVDANPPATVPLVQSVVKKEDQKPVAAIPLSPSMVKKEDKKSVAAIPLSHSAVAGDEKPVALTPPPRSAAAENIPKQRQSQNAHTGERPTKKLKLTQEATVKGTTPATTEKRPLELPSRQADRSKWFKIPWDDRLRIADEQGTLVYIQNLDIQFAAADIEELVREALQLSCIAKPINHPTYDDPNNGKAYAIFKTKNAADVAISKINSGLVVGGRPLYCSKGLLKVPKSSGTLVGHLSLYNFKIGQKQREEQKKAVSTSHCSQPNTIEYDLALDWMLLREKQEKKFEILHKRHKDDRRGFASIGGRIAKAGK from the exons ATGGATGGAAATAGTGAGAACATCCAATTCTCATGGGGAAAGCGTAGAGCAAAGGGCGGTGCTAAGATGGATACACAGTTTTATGAGTCCTTCACATTGGACAATGTGAAATATTCATTGTATGACTGTGTCTATCTGTTTAAGCATGGTGATCCAGAACCATACATCGGGAAAATAGTGAAGATTTGGGAGCAAAATCAGGCTAAGAAAGTAAAAATTCTTTGGTTTTTCCTCCCTGATGAGATTCAGAAATATTTAAAAAGCCCtgtgaaggaaaaggagattttTCTTGCTTCTGGTAATGGTATTGGGCTTGCAGATATCAACCCGCTG GAAGCTGTTGCTGGAAAATGTACTGTTATATGCATTTCAAAGGACGAGAGGAATCGCCAACCTTCCCCTCAGGAACAAGCAATGGCTGATTATATCTTCTATAGGTTCTTCGATGTTAACACTTGCACACTTTCCGAGCAGTTGCCTGATAAAATTGCAGGGCTGGAAG TTAATGTTCTGCTGAATCCAAAAGATGAGCTAGTCATATCCAGTCCGAATGCAGCTAATGTTCTGCTGAATGCAAATGTGGATGAGGATCTGGCTGCCACAGTCCCCCCATCCCGTTCAGTAGTTAAAGAGGAGGAAAGTCCGGATGCTGCAGTTCCCCTTTCTCAGCCAGCAGTTAAGGAGGTGGATGCAAATCCGCCTGCCACAGTTCCTCTTGTCCAATCAGTGGTCAAGAAGGAGGACCAGAAACCAGTTGCTGCCATTCCCCTTTCCCCGTCTATGGTCAAGAAAGAGGATAAGAAATCAGTCGCTGCCATTCCCCTTTCCCATTCAGCGGTCGCAGGGGATGAGAAACCAGTTGCTTTAACTCCCCCTCCACGGTCAGCTGCTGCAGAGAACATTCCCAAACAAAGACAGTCACAGAATGCTCACACTGGGGAGAGGCCGACAAAAAAGTTGAAATTAACCCAAGAAGCTACAGTGAAGGGCACGACCCCAGCTACTACTGAAAAAAGACCTTTGGAGCTACCATCAAGACAAGCT GACAGAAGCAAATGGTTTAAAATT CCATGGGATGACAGACTACGGATAGCTGATGAGCAGGGGACACTTGTGTATATTCAAAATCTTGATATTCAGTTTGCAGCTGCTGACATAGAG GAGCTGGTTCGTGAGGCACTACAGCTAAGTTGCATCGCAAAGCCCATTAACCACCCCACTTATGATGATCCAAACAATG GAAAAGCATATGCTATATTCAAAACTAAAAATGCTGCTGATGTGGCTATTTCCAAAATCAATTCAGGCTTGGTTGTTGGTGGAAG ACCTCTTTATTGCAGCAAAGGGTTACTTAAGGTTCCAAAATCTTCAGGAACTCTTGTTGGGCACTTGTCCttatataattttaaaattgGTCAAAAGCAGAGAGAAGAGCAG AAGAAGGCTGTATCGACCTCACATTGTTCTCAGCCTAACACGATTGAGTATGACCTGGCCTTGGACTGGATGCTTCTTCGAGAAAAGCAAGAGAAAAAGTTTGAAATACTTCACAAG CGGCATAAAGATGACAGGAGAGGGTTTGCAAGTATCGGCGGCAGGATTGCGAAGGCAGGGAAGTAG
- the LOC101787003 gene encoding protein ANTI-SILENCING 1 isoform X2, with protein MDGNSENIQFSWGKRRAKGGAKMDTQFYESFTLDNVKYSLYDCVYLFKHGDPEPYIGKIVKIWEQNQAKKVKILWFFLPDEIQKYLKSPVKEKEIFLASGNGIGLADINPLEAVAGKCTVICISKDERNRQPSPQEQAMADYIFYRFFDVNTCTLSEQLPDKIAGLEVNVLLNPKDELVISSPNAANVLLNANVDEDLAATVPPSRSVVKEEESPDAAVPLSQPAVKEVDANPPATVPLVQSVVKKEDQKPVAAIPLSPSMVKKEDKKSVAAIPLSHSAVAGDEKPVALTPPPRSAAAENIPKQRQSQNAHTGERPTKKLKLTQEATVKGTTPATTEKRPLELPSRQADRSKWFKIPWDDRLRIADEQGTLVYIQNLDIQFAAADIEELVREALQLSCIAKPINHPTYDDPNNGKAYAIFKTKNAADVAISKINSGLVVGGSKGLLKVPKSSGTLVGHLSLYNFKIGQKQREEQKKAVSTSHCSQPNTIEYDLALDWMLLREKQEKKFEILHKRHKDDRRGFASIGGRIAKAGK; from the exons ATGGATGGAAATAGTGAGAACATCCAATTCTCATGGGGAAAGCGTAGAGCAAAGGGCGGTGCTAAGATGGATACACAGTTTTATGAGTCCTTCACATTGGACAATGTGAAATATTCATTGTATGACTGTGTCTATCTGTTTAAGCATGGTGATCCAGAACCATACATCGGGAAAATAGTGAAGATTTGGGAGCAAAATCAGGCTAAGAAAGTAAAAATTCTTTGGTTTTTCCTCCCTGATGAGATTCAGAAATATTTAAAAAGCCCtgtgaaggaaaaggagattttTCTTGCTTCTGGTAATGGTATTGGGCTTGCAGATATCAACCCGCTG GAAGCTGTTGCTGGAAAATGTACTGTTATATGCATTTCAAAGGACGAGAGGAATCGCCAACCTTCCCCTCAGGAACAAGCAATGGCTGATTATATCTTCTATAGGTTCTTCGATGTTAACACTTGCACACTTTCCGAGCAGTTGCCTGATAAAATTGCAGGGCTGGAAG TTAATGTTCTGCTGAATCCAAAAGATGAGCTAGTCATATCCAGTCCGAATGCAGCTAATGTTCTGCTGAATGCAAATGTGGATGAGGATCTGGCTGCCACAGTCCCCCCATCCCGTTCAGTAGTTAAAGAGGAGGAAAGTCCGGATGCTGCAGTTCCCCTTTCTCAGCCAGCAGTTAAGGAGGTGGATGCAAATCCGCCTGCCACAGTTCCTCTTGTCCAATCAGTGGTCAAGAAGGAGGACCAGAAACCAGTTGCTGCCATTCCCCTTTCCCCGTCTATGGTCAAGAAAGAGGATAAGAAATCAGTCGCTGCCATTCCCCTTTCCCATTCAGCGGTCGCAGGGGATGAGAAACCAGTTGCTTTAACTCCCCCTCCACGGTCAGCTGCTGCAGAGAACATTCCCAAACAAAGACAGTCACAGAATGCTCACACTGGGGAGAGGCCGACAAAAAAGTTGAAATTAACCCAAGAAGCTACAGTGAAGGGCACGACCCCAGCTACTACTGAAAAAAGACCTTTGGAGCTACCATCAAGACAAGCT GACAGAAGCAAATGGTTTAAAATT CCATGGGATGACAGACTACGGATAGCTGATGAGCAGGGGACACTTGTGTATATTCAAAATCTTGATATTCAGTTTGCAGCTGCTGACATAGAG GAGCTGGTTCGTGAGGCACTACAGCTAAGTTGCATCGCAAAGCCCATTAACCACCCCACTTATGATGATCCAAACAATG GAAAAGCATATGCTATATTCAAAACTAAAAATGCTGCTGATGTGGCTATTTCCAAAATCAATTCAGGCTTGGTTGTTGGTGGAAG CAAAGGGTTACTTAAGGTTCCAAAATCTTCAGGAACTCTTGTTGGGCACTTGTCCttatataattttaaaattgGTCAAAAGCAGAGAGAAGAGCAG AAGAAGGCTGTATCGACCTCACATTGTTCTCAGCCTAACACGATTGAGTATGACCTGGCCTTGGACTGGATGCTTCTTCGAGAAAAGCAAGAGAAAAAGTTTGAAATACTTCACAAG CGGCATAAAGATGACAGGAGAGGGTTTGCAAGTATCGGCGGCAGGATTGCGAAGGCAGGGAAGTAG